From the genome of Candidatus Effluviviaceae Genus I sp.:
GACATCCCGAAGCGGTAGCCGAACGCCCCGCCGCCGACGATGACGACCGAGCTGAAGTACGCGGCCACGAACGAGAACGCCGTGACCCACGGGCCGACCTGCCGTCCGCCGATGTAGAAGTCCTCGGCGCTTCGCGTCCTCCGCCCGGTCCACACGCCGGCCCCGAGGAGCGCGGCCATGTACAGGACGAGCACGAGCGCGTAGACGGCCGTGCTACTCATCCGCGCCTCCCCCGCGCCGGGACCGCCCCGTGGCGGCGGCATACACGAGAGCAACGACGACGCTCGCGGCGATCACAAGGAGCGCAGCGAACGTTCCCCACGGAAGACTGAGCGGGCCGGTCATTGGTGCCCTCCGTCAGAAGCGGTAGTAGACCCTGAGATAGGGTGCCCAGTCGAAGTCGTACAGGCCGATCGCCGGGCAGCCCTTCGCCGCGACCGGCACGAGCGCGCTCAACCCGACGGTCAGCTTCCCGCCGTCCGTCCAGGCGACGCCGGGGCACGCGTACACGCGATAGTACTTGCCCAGGTCCTCGCCGAGCGTCGCGCGCCCCTCCCACGCCAGCGACCAGTGCTCGTTCAGAGCGTCCTCGACCGTCACCGTCGTGACGGACACGTCCTTCAGGTCGGCACCGCCCTTCGCCTTCCCGTTCACCCAGTAGACCGAGCAGAGGTGCGCGGCGAACGAGCCCGCCGCGTGGGTGACGGCGAAGCCCCCGCAGAAGTCGGTCGAGCCGTCGGACAGCGGGAAGTCGCTGTCGGTGGCCCCGGTCGGGAACCGCACGCCGGTCAGGAGCGACGCCACCGGGTAGCCGGACCGGCCGCGGTACAGCAGGATCTTCGGGTCCACGATGACGTCGCCGAGCCCCGTGCTTGCCGCGTGGCCGTCGGCCTCGGGAAAGTCCTTGAACCGGTCCTCGATGGGCAGCGACGCCCGGATGGTGAGCCAGTCGGTCACGCCGTAGAGGAGCCTCGGGACGAACGAGGCGGCCGTCAGGGCCATGTCGTCGCCGAGCTCAACCCAGCCCTCCTGCCCGTTGCCGTCGAGGTTGTAGCTGTAGGTGCGCGTGTACTCCTGCCAGGTCGCCCACACGTCGATCATGAACTTGCCCTGCGGCAGCACGTTCCCGCTGGTGCCGACGATCGGCGCGGCGGCCGCGGGTGCGCAGAGCGCGCAGACGATGCAGACCGTCAACGTCCAGGACCCGCTCTTCATGGACCCGTCCTTTCGATGGAGGAATCACTGAGTGCCCCGCGCGCCCGGGATCCACCGGCCCGCGTCATCGGGGATCCGAACGCAGGAAGGGTAGCGCACGCCGCCGGGAGCGTCAACCGACGAGCAGACGCCGGACGCGGTCGCGCCGCGCGTCCCTCGACGGGCGCGCGGCCGGGTTCCTCCCGCCGAGCAGCGCCTCCTCGTGCGTCGGCTTGTCCGCGCGGTAGAACACGCCGAGCGGCAGGCGGTCCTGCCGCCGCGCGGCCGTGAGCGCGTCGTCGAACGCAAGCGGGCCGCCCTCGAGCGGCGCCGTCAGCTCCTCGTACGCCGCGTACGTGTTGTTGAAGGTGACGCACGGCTGGAGCACGTCGACGAACGAGAACCCCTTGTGCAGCACCGCCGCCGTGAGGAGCTCGGCCAGCTCCTTCTTCCGCCCGGAGTACCCGCGCGCCACGAACGTCGCTCCCGACTCGAGCGCGATGACGAGCGGGTTGAGCGGGTCTTCGACGCTCCCGCGCGGCGTCGAGGGCCCGCGGTACCCGCGCGCGCTCGTGGGCGCCCGCTGTCCGGTCGTGAGCGCATACACGCCGTTGTCGTGCATCACCACGGTGATGTCCGCGTTCCGCTTGGCGGCGAAGACGAGGTGCTCGATGCCCTCGCCCATCGTATCACCGTCGCCGACGAAGGCGGCGACGACGAGGCCCGGGTTCGCGAGCTTGATGCCCTGCGCCGTCGCGACCGCTCGCCCGTGGAGCGAGTAGAACCCCGAGACCGCGGCGTAGTCGAAGATCTTCGCGTGCTGGCCGATGCCGGCGACGATGACGAGCCGCTCGCGGGGCACACCACGCCCCTCGAGCGCGCGGACCGCTGTCTTGAACGCCTCGAGGATCCCGAAGTTGCCGCAGCCGCGGCACCACGTGATCTCCGCCCCCGTGCTGAGGTCGTCCTTCGCGGCC
Proteins encoded in this window:
- a CDS encoding transporter, giving the protein MKSGSWTLTVCIVCALCAPAAAAPIVGTSGNVLPQGKFMIDVWATWQEYTRTYSYNLDGNGQEGWVELGDDMALTAASFVPRLLYGVTDWLTIRASLPIEDRFKDFPEADGHAASTGLGDVIVDPKILLYRGRSGYPVASLLTGVRFPTGATDSDFPLSDGSTDFCGGFAVTHAAGSFAAHLCSVYWVNGKAKGGADLKDVSVTTVTVEDALNEHWSLAWEGRATLGEDLGKYYRVYACPGVAWTDGGKLTVGLSALVPVAAKGCPAIGLYDFDWAPYLRVYYRF
- a CDS encoding 2-oxoacid:ferredoxin oxidoreductase subunit beta; translation: MSDTAAKDDLSTGAEITWCRGCGNFGILEAFKTAVRALEGRGVPRERLVIVAGIGQHAKIFDYAAVSGFYSLHGRAVATAQGIKLANPGLVVAAFVGDGDTMGEGIEHLVFAAKRNADITVVMHDNGVYALTTGQRAPTSARGYRGPSTPRGSVEDPLNPLVIALESGATFVARGYSGRKKELAELLTAAVLHKGFSFVDVLQPCVTFNNTYAAYEELTAPLEGGPLAFDDALTAARRQDRLPLGVFYRADKPTHEEALLGGRNPAARPSRDARRDRVRRLLVG